From Vitis vinifera cultivar Pinot Noir 40024 chromosome 14, ASM3070453v1, a single genomic window includes:
- the LOC100259491 gene encoding auxin efflux carrier component 8 — MISLADVYHVVAATIPLYFVMILAYISVKWWKIFTPEQCSGINKFVAKFSIPLLSFQLISENNPYQMNMRLILSDFLQKLLALILLATIAKINSRGSLTWVITGLSLSTLPNTLILGIPLLKAMYGDKAAGLLSQIVVLQSLVWYNLLLFLFELNAMKAVSATTPLEAAVELEAPQEAQPKEEREEGKTTATRKTKTMLILRIVGRKLMMNPNTHATIVSLIWACIRFRWNVKLPGVVDDSISILSKGGLGMAMFSLGLFMASRPSIIACGTRLAVLAMGMKFLVGPAIMAASASITLSRGTLFKVSIVQACLPQGIVPFVFAKEYDVHPDILSTGVIFGMLIALPIALVYYFLLAL; from the exons ATGATTTCTCTGGCTGATGTCTACCACGTTGTGGCAGCCACTATCCCTTTGTATTTTGTCATGATCTTAGCCTACATCTCTGTGAAGTGGTGGAAGATCTTCACACCAGAACAATGCTCAGGCATCAACAAGTTTGTGGCAAAATTCTCAATTCCACTATTGTCCTTCCAGTTGATCTCTGAAAACAACCCCTACCAAATGAATATGAGACTCATACTCTCCGACTTTCTTCAGAAACTGCTTGCCCTCATTTTATTGGCAACAATTGCAAAAATTAATTCCAGAGGAAGCTTGACTTGGGTCATAACAGGGCTATCTTTGTCAACATTGCCCAACACTTTGATCCTGGGAATTCCACTCCTGAAGGCCATGTATGGGGATAAAGCTGCTGGACTCCTTTCCCAGATAGTTGTCTTGCAGAGCTTAGTTTGGTACAACCTGTTGCTGTTTCTTTTTGAGCTCAATGCCATGAAGGCAGTGTCAGCAACAACACCATTAGAGGCTGCAG tgGAGCTGGAGGCCCCACAAGAAGCACAACCGAAAGAGGAAAGGGAGGAAGGAAAAACAACAGCTACAAGAAAAACCAAGACGATGCTCATTCTCCGCATAGTGGGAAGAAAGCTCATGATGAACCCCAATACTCATGCAACTATAGTCAGCCTTATTTGGGCATGCATACGCTTCAG GTGGAATGTAAAATTGCCAGGGGTTGTTGATGACTCAATATCAATATTGTCAAAAGGAGGACTTGGTATGGCAATGTTCAGCTTAG GTCTTTTCATGGCTTCACGTCCAAGCATTATAGCATGTGGGACCCGGCTGGCAGTATTAGCCATGGGAATGAAGTTCTTAGTAGGCCCTGCAATAATGGCAGCATCTGCCAGTATCACTCTCTCGAGGGGCACCTTGTTTAAAGTGTCAATTGTGCAG GCATGCCTTCCTCAAGGAATTGTTCCATTTGTTTTTGCCAAAGAGTATGATGTCCATCCAGACATCTTGAGCACCGG GGTAATCTTTGGCATGCTCATTGCACTGCCAATAGCATTGGTCTACTACTTCCTACTGGCGTTGTAA
- the LOC100254377 gene encoding pectate lyase, translated as MIMKMGAYKFSSLLLLSFFAFAVLAPSIRAHIGEFDEVWQKRAEEAQKAALEAYQPNPEEVTNQFNKNVRKSMQGTNTTRRNLRSNNGPCMATNPIDRCWRCKQDWAKNRKKLADCVLGFGRRTTGGKDGEFYVVTDASDNDMIDPKPGTLRHAVIQKEPLWIIFARDMIIRLKQELIMAGNKTIDGRGANVHIAYGCGITIQFVKNIIIHNLHIHDIVPAQGGMIRDSVDHYGLRTASDGDGVSIFGSSNVWVDHLSMSNCKDGLVDVIMASTAITISNCHFTNHNEVMLFGGSNNFQGDKIMQVTVAFNHYGRGLVQRMPRCRYGFVHVVNNDYTHWLMYAIGGSQNPTIISQGNRFIAPPNMACKEVTKRDYASPDEWKSWTWISQGDLLQNGAFFVQSGDPKKKHPFTRYDMIKAKPGTFVNRLTRFSGSLGCKVNQPC; from the exons ATGATCATGAAAATGGGGGCATATAAGTTCAGTAGTCTTTTGTTGTTGTCTTTCTTTGCATTTGCTGTGTTGGCTCCGTCGATTCGAGCCCACATCGGAGAATTTGATGAGGTGTGGCAGAAGCGAGCTGAGGAGGCCCAGAAGGCTGCATTGGAGGCCTATCAACCGAACCCGGAAGAGGTCACCAACCAGTTCAACAAGAATGTCCGCAA GTCCATGCAGGGAACCAACACAACGAGGAGGAACTTGAGGAGTAACAATGGTCCATGCATGGCCACGAACCCTATCGACAGGTGCTGGAGATGCAAGCAGGACTGGGCTAAAAACCGAAAGAAGCTAGCTGACTGTGTGCTGGGGTTCGGGCGCAGGACTACAGGAGGAAAGGATGGAGAATTCTATGTGGTAACTGATGCCTCagacaatgacatgatcgaCCCAAAACCCGGTACTCTTCGCCATGCTGTGATCCAGAAGGAGCCACTGTGGATCATATTTGCCCGCGACATGATAATAAGGTTGAAACAGGAGCTGATCATGGCTGGCAACAAGACCATCGATGGCCGTGGGGCTAATGTTCACATTGCATATGGTTGTGGCATTACTATACAGTTTGTGAAGAATATCATCATCCATAACCTCCATATACATGACATTGTTCCTGCTCAAGGTGGGATGATTAGAGACTCTGTAGATCATTATGGCCTCAGAACTGCCAGTGATGGAGATGGGGTTTCGATATTCGGCTCATCCAACGTCTGGGTGGATCATCTCTCCATGTCCAACTGCAAGGATGGGCTTGTTGATGTGATCATGGCATCCACAGCCATCACCATTTCAAACTGCCATTTCACTAATCACAATGAG GTGATGCTGTTTGGTGGCAGCAATAATTTCCAGGGCGATAAGATCATGCAAGTGACAGTGGCATTCAACCATTATGGAAGAGGACTAGTCCAGAGAATGCCAAGATGCAGATATGGCTTCGTCCATGTTGTCAACAACGATTACACTCACTGGCTCATGTATGCCATTGGTGGTAGCCAGAACCCCACCATCATAAGCCAGGGGAACCGGTTCATCGCCCCTCCAAATATGGCTTGCAAGGAG GTAACCAAGAGGGACTATGCAAGCCCAGATGAGTGGAAATCTTGGACATGGATCTCACAAGGGGATCTGCTACAAAACGGAGCATTCTTTGTTCAGTCTGGAGACCCTAAAAAGAAGCATCCATTCACCAGGTACGACATGATAAAGGCGAAGCCTGGCACATTTGTTAACAGGCTCACTCGCTTTTCGGGGTCGCTGGGCTGCAAGGTGAACCAACCATGTTAG
- the LOC100249277 gene encoding FACT complex subunit SSRP1, with amino-acid sequence MSEGHLFNNISLGGRGGTNPGQLRVHPGGILWKKQGGGKAVEVDKSDIVGVTWMKVPRTNQLGVRVKDGLYYKFTGFREQDVTNLTNFFQHSCGLNPEEKQLSVSGRNWGEVDLNGNMLTFLVGSKQAFEVSLADVSQTQMQGKNDVILEFHVDDTTGANEKDSLMEISFHIPNSNTQFVGDENRPPAQVFRDKIMSMADVGAGGEEAVVTFEGIAILTPRGRYSVELHLSFLRLQGQANDFKIQYSSVVRLFLLPKSNQPHTFVVVTLDPPIRKGQTLYPHIVMQFETDYVVQSELSLSEELLNSKYKDKLEPSYKGLIHEVFTLILRGLSGAKVTKPGKFRSCQDGYAVKSSLKAEDGVLYPLEKSFFFLPKPPTLILHEEIDYVEFERHAAGGSNMHYFDLLIRLKTEQEHLFRNIQRNEYHNLFDFISGKGLKIMNLGDVQTADGVAAVLQNDDDDAVDPHLERIKNEAGGDESDEEDEDFVLDKDDGGSPTDDSGEEESDASESGGEKEKPSKKESKKEPSVSKASSSKKKPKDGDEDGSKKRKQKKKKDPNAPKRAMSGFMFFSQTERENIKKSTPGIAFTEVGRVLGDKWKKMTAEEKEPYEAKAQADKKRYRDEISGYKSNPQPMNVDSGNESDSE; translated from the exons ATGTCGGAGGGTCATCTCTTCAACAATATCTCTCTCGGCGGTCGCGGTGGAACG AATCCAGGGCAGTTGAGGGTTCATCCAGGAGGGATATTATGGAAAAAGCAAGGAGGTGGAAAGGCTGTTGAGGTTGACAAATCTGATATTGTCGGGGTGACCTGGATGAAAGTCCCAAGAACTAATCAGCTTGGTGTTCGAGTTAAAGATGGGTTATACTACAAATTCACTGGTTTCCGTGAGCAG GATGTCACTAATTTGACCAATTTTTTCCAACATTCTTGTGGATTAAACCCAGAAGAGAAGCAGCTTTCTGTGAGTGGCCGCAACTGGGGAGAAGTTGATTTAAATG GCAATATGCTGACTTTTCTGGTTGGTTCGAAGCAAGCATTTGAAGTATCTTTAGCAGATGTTTCACAGACACAGATGCAAGGGAAAAATGATGTCATTTTGGAGTTCCACGTGGATGATACAACTGGGGCTAATGAG AAAGATTCATTGATGGAGATAAGCTTTCACATACCAAATTCCAATACCCAATTTGTTGGTGATGAAAATCGTCCTCCAGCTCAA GTATTCCGTGATAAAATTATGTCAATGGCGGATGTTGGTGCTGGAGGTGAAGAAGCAGTTGTTACATTTGAGGGGATTGCGATTCTTACACCAAG GGGACGGTACAGTGTGGAACTGCATTTGTCATTCCTACGCCTGCAGGGTCAGGCTAAcgattttaaaattcaatacaGCAGTGTCGTTCGCCTTTTCTTACTACCTAAG TCTAACCAGCCACATACCTTTGTTGTTGTGACACTGGATCCACCAATCCGTAAAGGGCAGACTTTGTATCCACATATTGTGATGCAG TTTGAAACAGACTATGTGGTTCAAAGTGAATTGTCATTAAGTGAAGAACTTTTGAATAGCAAGTACAAGGACAAGTTGGAGCCTTCATATAAG GGACTCATTCATGAAGTCTTCACCTTGATATTGCGTGGCTTATCTGGTGCCAAGGTCACAAAACCAGGGAAATTCCGGAGCTGTCAGGATGGTTATGCAGTGAAGTCATCATTGAAAGCTGAAGATGGTGTTTTGTATCCACTAGAAAAGAGCTTCTTCTTTTTACCCAAGCCTCCTACCCTTATTCTTCATGAGGAG attGACTATGTTGAGTTTGAGAGGCATGCTGCTGGAGGCTCAAATATGCATTACTTTGATCTTCTTATAAGACTAAAGACTGAACAAGAACATCTCTTCCGGAATATTCAGAGGAATGAATACCATAATCTTTTTGACTTTATCAG TGGGAAAGGCTTGAAAATTATGAATCTTGGAGATGTCCAAACCGCAGATGGTGTTGCTGCTGTTCTTcagaatgatgatgatgatgctgTTGACCCACATCTTGAGCGGATTAAGAATGAAGCTGGTGGAGATGAGAGTGATGAAGAG GATGAAGATTTTGTTCTTGACAAGGACGACGGAGGCTCTCCTACTGATGATTCTGGGGAAGAGGAATCTGATGCTAGTGAAAGTGGAGGCGAGAAAGAA AAGCCTTCCAAAAAGGAATCCAAGAAAGAGCCTTCTGTTTCTAAGGCATCTTCGTCTAAGAAGAAACCCAAAGATGGAGATGAAGATGGTTCAAAGAAGAGaaaacagaagaagaaaaaggatccAAATGCGCCAAAGAGGGCTATGTCTGGTTTCATGTTCTTTTCACAAACTGAAAGGGAG AATATAAAGAAAAGTACTCCTGGAATTGCATTCACTGAGGTGGGGAGAGTTCTTGGTGATAAGTGGAAAAAGATGacag CGGAGGAGAAAGAACCCTACGAAGCGAAAGCTCAAGCAGATAAGAAACGATACAGGGATGAAATTAGCGGCTACAAGAGCAACCCACAACCCATGAACGTAGACTCCGGGAATGAATCCGACAGTGAATAG
- the LOC132255091 gene encoding AP2-like ethylene-responsive transcription factor At1g16060 produces MEMMRVKSEENLGRRRMCVADAEAQGTRCVKRRRRDPAIVTLGCDDQSQQQQLPNQQPDQASAATTVKRSSRFRGVSRHRWTGRFEAHLWDKFSWNVTQKKKGKQGAYDEEESAARAYDLAALKYWGASTFTNFPIMRKRLR; encoded by the exons ATGGAGATGATGAGGGTGAAGAGTGAAGAAAACCTGGGAAGGCGCCGCATGTGTGTGGCAGATGCTGAAGCTCAAGGGACACGCTGTGTCAAGAGACGACGAAGAGATCCAGCTATAGTCACACTTGGTTGTGATGATCAAAGTCAGCAACAGCAGCTGCCAAACCAACAACCTGATCAAGCATCTGCTGCTACCACTGTGAAGAGAAGTTCAAGATTTCGCGGTGTCAGCAG GCATAGATGGACAGGTCGGTTTGAAGCTCACTTGTGGGATAAGTTTTCTTGGAATGTAacacagaagaagaaagggaaacAAG GAGCCtatgatgaagaagaatctgCAGCCAGAGCATATGATTTAGCTGCACTCAAGTATTGGGGGGCATCAACTTTCACGAATTTTCCG ATTATGAGAAAGAGATTGAGATAA
- the LOC100254153 gene encoding AP2-like ethylene-responsive transcription factor At1g16060, with product MQSVTKEEYLACLRRKSSGFSRGVSKYRGVARHHHNGRWEARIGRVFGNKYLYLGTYSTQEEAARAYDIAAIEYRGINAVTNFDLSTYIRWLNPAANNPVVPHESRANTEPQALASSNFVLSEESEPLFFHSNSFTMDDLNPPHKQEVFQTKIPIEPCSKSSSPTALGLLLRSSIFRELVEKNSNAPEDETDAEDTKNQQQVGSDDEYGIFYDGIGDIPFVCPSNGDRNELQERLPLPFTISQGNPYGTAVLTSMQSIN from the exons ATGCAGTCGGTGACAAAAGAAGAGTACCTAGCCTGTTTAAGAAG AAAGAGCAGTGGCTTCTCAAGGGGTGTGTCTAAGTACAGGGGAGTAGCAAG GCATCATCACAATGGGAGATGGGAAGCAAGGATTGGGAGAGTTTTCGGAAATAAATACCTCTACCTTGGCACATACA GTACACAAGAGGAGGCTGCTCGAGCCTATGATATTGCAGCAATCGAATACAGAGGGATCAATGCTGTGACCAACTTTGATTTGAGCACATATATCAGGTGGCTAAATCCAGCAGCAAACAACCCAGTTGTGCCTCATGAGTCTCGAGCAAACACAGAGCCTCAAGCATTGGCATCCTCCAACTTTGTCCTGAGTGAAGAATCAGAACCCTTGTTTTTCCACAGCAACTCTTTCACCATGGATGATCTCAACCCTCCTCATAAACAAGAAGTATTCCAGACAAAAATCCCTATAGAACCATGCAGCAAGTCTTCCTCTCCCACTGCGCTTGGGTTGCTGCTTCGGTCTTCAATATTCAGGGAACTGGTGGAGAAGAATTCAAATGCCCCTGAAGATGAAACTGATGCAGAAGACACAAAGAACCAACAGCAGGTAGGAAGTGATGATGAGTATGGGATCTTCTATGATGGGATTGGCGATATCCCATTTGTGTGCCCTTCGAATGGTGACCGTAATGAGTTGCAAGAAAGACTTCCACTTCCATTCACAATCAGTCAAGGAAATCCCTATGGAACAGCAGTATTAACAAGCATGCAATCCATCAACTAA
- the LOC100249048 gene encoding uncharacterized protein LOC100249048, which translates to MATTAGAAAAVLLLLLTATTTISLSSPILGLDSFLSQQSRLDPQATNDSFLSLPSHLRKTLFSATTHHRHLISSLQLSLSVSLHVILVGPSFPSDAPSLLSSFLSAVSSSDHFHVISPFSTDHRHLTKHSLHLDVSLSPPSLSSQVSDALRSQISNTPNSLRSSLISIPYAAVDNIIRQHFEKEKPHQEVYIYLLNLGPQSKSYAYNYGSGESSPAFTKCFGSLWTGKDRYLWVDLAAGPVDYGPALSGDGVLPRGEFHPLASLHGRPKSQKALLADFASLVYSAYQVLVVPSLRIPVPFENSLIVQFIHVHGDLNMDSNGLDWQSIERTFMDEVNDGGLLLGDQSLRFKTYELRYADCAICSFAISRSTNSYTSRFLFDNYTLIVSEYLDSKRLHQILSDSAEEFRRFANIPEEDFGRVLPVYVFDLDHNALLLLDRYHQSVAFKDMVIAVRTRNTQTVSDYSCNGRHMFTQTRELERPLVGSILQSMWGVSPTHLSWSPRHNSTLVDYTWSVGQTPFGPFSETLSLSFVQKDAARRNILLTSLNYSLTSAIDVLESIAAHGGERNLLKHNRHVEFVQRWNLFKYKLDKAVSSLSHFDFEMALYFLRSSDHDLYAIHSLVYHASQEMEASLVCFKDPPFPWASFSGSVVVVFALFYVYTKRDKLFRNKRKQF; encoded by the coding sequence ATGGCTACCACCGCCGGCGCTGCTGCCGCCGtgcttctccttcttctcactGCTACCACTACCATTTCCTTATCGTCTCCGATCCTGGGTCTGGACTCATTCCTGAGCCAACAATCTCGGTTGGATCCACAAGCCACCAACGACTCCTTCCTCTCACTTCCCTCCCACCTCAGAAAAACCCTCTTCTCCGCCACTACCCATCATCGCCACCTCATCTCCTCCCTCCAACTCTCCCTTTCTGTCTCCCTCCATGTCATCCTCGTCGGCCCTTCATTTCCATCGGACGCGCCCTCTCTTCTTTCCTCTTTCCTCTCCGCCGTCTCCTCCTCCGACCACTTCCACGTGATCTCCCCCTTCTCCACAGACCACCGCCACCTCACCAAACACTCCCTCCACCTCGACGTGTCTCTCTctcctccctccctctcttCTCAAGTCTCCGATGCCCTTCGCTCCCAAATCTCTAATACGCCCAATTCCCTCCGATCCTCTCTCATCTCCATCCCCTACGCCGCCGTCGACAACATCATCAGACAACACTTCGAAAAGGAGAAACCCCATCAAGAGGTGTACATCTATTTGCTCAATTTGGGTCCTCAATCCAAATCCTACGCCTACAACTACGGATCCGGCGAGTCCTCCCCCGCCTTCACCAAGTGTTTCGGCAGTCTCTGGACCGGAAAAGATCGGTACTTGTGGGTGGATTTGGCTGCCGGGCCTGTGGACTACGGGCCGGCGTTATCCGGTGATGGGGTTCTGCCCAGAGGCGAGTTTCATCCTTTGGCGTCGTTGCACGGCCGACCCAAGTCGCAGAAGGCCTTGCTTGCGGACTTCGCATCATTGGTCTATAGCGCCTATCAGGTTCTTGTTGTGCCCTCCTTGAGAATTCCTGTGCCTTTTGAGAATTCATTGATTGTTCAGTTTATACATGTTCATGGGGACTTGAATATGGACTCTAATGGGTTGGATTGGCAATCAATAGAGAGGACTTTTATGGATGAGGTTAATGACGGTGGATTATTGTTGGGGGATCAGTCTTTGCGGTTTAAGACTTATGAGTTGAGATATGCTGATTGCGCCATCTGTTCTTTCGCAATTTCGAGGTCGACTAATTCATATACTTCGAGGTTCTTGTTTGATAACTATACTTTGATTGTTAGTGAGTATTTGGACTCTAAGCGTTTGCATCAGATATTGTCGGACTCGGCTGAGGAGTTTAGGAGATTTGCAAACATACCGGAAGAGGACTTTGGTAGGGTTCTGCCGGTTTATGTGTTTGATTTGGATCACAATGCACTGTTGTTACTTGATCGGTATCACCAGTCTGTTGCTTTTAAGGATATGGTTATTGCTGTTAGAACAAGGAATACGCAGACTGTGAGTGATTATAGTTGTAATGGGCGCCATATGTTTACTCAAACACGAGAGCTTGAGAGGCCACTGGTTGGTTCAATCCTGCAGAGTATGTGGGGAGTGTCGCCGACCCATTTGTCATGGAGTCCAAGGCATAATAGCACTTTAGTTGATTATACATGGAGTGTTGGACAGACTCCTTTTGGGCCATTCTCGGAGACCTTATCATTGTCCTTTGTGCAGAAAGATGCAGCCCGGAGAAACATTCTTCTGACATCATTGAATTACAGCCTTACAAGTGCTATTGATGTCCTAGAATCCATAGCTGCTCATGGCGGGGAAAGGAATCTTCTTAAACATAATCGTCATGTTGAGTTTGTACAGAGGTGGAACTTATTCAAGTACAAGTTAGACAAAGCAGTTTCTTCATTGTCTCATTTCGATTTTGAAATGGCTTTGTATTTCTTGAGGTCTTCAGATCATGATCTGTATGCAATTCACTCTCTTGTTTATCATGCATCACAAGAAATGGAGGCATCGCTGGTTTGTTTCAAGGACCCCCCATTTCCGTGGGCTTCATTTTCTGGATCTGTAGTAGTTGTTTTTGCTCTCTTTTATGTTTATACAAAAAGAGACAAACTTTTTAGAAACAAAAGGAAGCAATTTTGA
- the LOC100243896 gene encoding uncharacterized protein LOC100243896: protein METSTTITDLDADSLAECGRYLDLQDLSNMAMSCKFLKTVAYSDSIWQRWFSEHWPLQMPSTFSQASGVRESYLARRTALRQFKFVDPLAAQFHTDAKPFNHLLLDKNNDIIFSQGSVIQIMKMGSIFSGRDFVVTLNDHNARITCMRLFPLSETSLFRSETQREENVLVTSSCDHSIRLWWKGSCQRCFRGHNGPVSTLSDKLLGDGSGKVFASGGEDGTVRLWSLSSSGKRGQQALKATLYGHAKPVKLMTVAGHKTSLLVTISKDSKVRVWDTTTSSAVRSSCCVGMTSVLGAPVDMKCYESLLFVAAGSSVSTIDLRTMQRVITAAIGQHEVYSFDILPSKSLICTGGDGKAMLWDIRKSQETLKPEPVIEVDGHTGPVTLLHMDPYKIVTGGPEDDHVNVWELDTGTQTNTLACSSDEGPNSNPGCSAMAADGCRIVTASCGTEDGLVWFRDFTDATCPVSSSHEDKPASKFWDPQCYGDTENSDD from the exons ATGGAGACTTCCACCACCATCACCGACTTAGACGCCGACTCTCTGGCCGAGTGTGGGCGCTACCTCGACCTCCAAGACCTCTCCAACATGGCCATGTCCTGCAAATTCCTCAAAACTGTTGCCTATTCTGATTCCATCTGGCAGCGTTGGTTCAG TGAGCATTGGCCGCTGCAAATGCCGTCTACTTTCTCCCAAGCTTCTGGGGTGAGGGAATCCTACTTGGCTAGGCGCACAGCTTTGAGGCAGTTCAAGTTTGTTGATCCACTAGCTGCTCAATTCCATACAGATGCCAAGCCTTTCAACCATTTATTATTGGACAAAAATAATGACATCATTTTTTCCCAG GGTTCAGTGATCCAAATAATGAAGATGGGTAGCATTTTTAGTGGAAGAGACTTTGTTGTCACCCTAAATGATCATAATGCAAGAATTACTTGTATGAG ATTATTTCCGCTTAGTGAAACATCTTTATTTCGAAGTGAGACACAACGAGAAGAAAATGTTTTGGTAACCTCAAGCTGTGACCACTCCATTCGTCTATGGTGGAAG GGTTCTTGCCAGCGGTGTTTTAGAGGTCATAATGGCCCAGTTTCCACTCTTTCAGATAAATTGCTGGGTGATGGTAGTGGCAAAGTATTTGCAAGTGGAGGAGAAGATGGTACAGTTCGACTTTGGTCCCTTAGCTCAAGTGGGAAACGTGGCCAGCAGGCTTTAAAGGCAACTCTTTATGGGCATGCGAAACCTGTAAAATTGATGACAGTTGCTGG GCATAAAACTTCTCTTCTGGTGACAATTTCGAAAGATTCTAAG GTGAGAGTTTGGGATACAACTACATCATCTGCTGTTCGTTCTTCATGCTGTGTGGGAATGACTTCTGTTCTTGGTGCACCTGTGGACATGAAATGTTATGAATCATTGCTTTTTGTTGCTGCTGGTTCCTCTGTTTCCACAATTGATTTGAGGACGATGCAAAGAGTTATCACTGCTGCAATTGGACAACATGAAGTGTATTCATTTGATATTTTGCCCTCAAAATCCTTGATATGCACAGGTGGAGATGGCAA AGCGATGCTATGGGACATTAGGAAAAGTCAGGAGACTCTTAAACCAGAACCAGTGATCGAGGTGGATGGGCACACGGGCCCAGTAACGCTCTTGCACATGGATCCATACAAAATTGTTACAGGAGGCCCTGAGGATGATCACGTTAATGTTTGGGAGCTGGACACTGGGACACAAACAAATACTTTGGCTTGCAGTTCAGATGAGGGACCAAATTCCAACCCTGGGTGTTCTGCCATGGCCGCTGATGGGTGTCGGATTGTCACTGCTAGCTGTGGTACAGAGGATGGGCTTGTATGGTTTAGGGACTTCACTGATGCTACATGCCCTGTTTCTTCTTCACATGAAGATAAACCCGCCTCAAAATTTTGGGATCCTCAATGCTATGGTGATACCGAAAACTCTGATGACTGA
- the LOC100244110 gene encoding V-type proton ATPase subunit d2 → MYGFEAMTFNIHGGYLEAIVRGHRSGLLTAADYNNLCQCETLDDIKMHLSATEYGPYLQNEPSPLHTTTIVEKCTVKLVDEYKHMLCQATEPLSTFLEYITYGHMIDNVVLIVTGTLHERDVQELLEKCHPLGMFDSIATLAVAQNMRELYRLVLVDTPLAPYFSERITSEDLDDMNIEIMRNTLYKAYLEDFYQFCQKLGGATSEIMSDLLAFEADRRAVNITINSIGTELTRDDRKKLYSNFGLLYPYGHEELAVCEDIDQVRGVMEKYPPYQSIFAKMSYGESQMLDKAFYEEEVKRLCLAFEQQFHYGVFFAYMRLREQEIRNLMWISECVAQNQKSRVHDSVVFIF, encoded by the exons ATGTACGGATTCGAAGCTATGACGTTCAACATTCATGGCGGGTACCTTGAGGCCATCGTGCGGGGCCACAGATCTGGATTGCTCACTGCCGCTGATTACAACAATTTGTGCCAGTGCGAAACCCTAGACGACATTAAGATGCATCTCTCTGCTACTGAGTACGGTCCTTATCTCCAAAACG AACCTTCCCCATTGCATACAACTACGATTGTAGAGAAATGCACTGTTAAACTGGTTGATGAGTATAAGCACATGTTGTGCCAAGCCACAGAGCCCTTGTCAACCTTCTTAGAGTACATCAC ATATGGTCACATGATAGATAATGTTGTCCTGATTGTTACGGGAACCTTACATGAGAGAGATGTCCAGGAACTGTTGGAGAAATGCCACCCTTTGGGAATGTTTGATAG CATTGCCACTCTAGCAGTTGCACAGAATATGCGGGAGCTTTATAGATTGGTTCTTGTTGACACACCATTGGCTCCATACTTCTCTGAGCGAATTACATCAGAG GacttggatgacatgaacattGAAATTATGAGGAATACTCTTTACAAGGCATACCTTGAGGACTTTTACCAGTTTTGTCAG aaacttGGTGGTGCCACTTCGGAAATCATGTCTGACCTGCTTGCCTTTGAGGCTGATAGAAGGGCTGTCAATATAACCATAAATAG CATTGGTACTGAGCTTACAAGAGATGATCGCAAGAAATTGTACTCTAATTTTGGTTTACT TTACCCCTATGGTCATGAAGAACTTGCTGTCTGTGAAGATATTGACCAG GTTCGTGGTGTGATGGAAAAATATCCTCCCTACCAGTCCATTTTCGCTAAAATGTCCTATGGAGAGAGCCAGATGCTTGACAAGGCATTTTATGAAGAGGAGGTGAAGAGGCTTTGTTTGGCGTTTGAGCAACAG TTCCATTATGGTGTTTTCTTTGCTTACATGAGGTTGAGGGAGCAGGAGATCAGGAATCTGATGTGGATATCTGAATGTGTGGCTCAGAACCAGAAGTCTCGAGTTCATGACAGCGTCGTCTTCATATTTTAG